AAAAGCTCATAAATTTGCAAGAAGTTTTAGTAATGAAAAAGTGACTTgtgatttttcttaaaaaacgaGTTTGAGGGTAACTAAAGAGTTCATGGGTTAATGTTTGACATCGTGGTTTAGTGGAGTGAAATCTCACAATGCTGATGCGGCATTTGGGGGTATCGATAGGTCAATTGATGCGCACACCTTAGGCTAGAAAGGGACCGGGCCGACCGAAACAAGCCCAGAAacaatatttcaaaatttagtgtgggcattgtttacaccggccgaTAAGAAAGCTAATTGGATTAGGATGAGCTTAATTAGAGAATAAAAGCCCAATTAAAGCCTTCTCCTGCAACCTTTTTAAGCGGAAAACTTGACTTTGAGAAAGAAAGGACtcaaattataatattagtAAAGGCGCGTTAGCCtatgatttaattatttgatcgAGCTAGAGTTAAAAGTAGATTAGGACTTTTTCTCTTAGAAATAAGTGTTGGACTTATATTAGAACTTTATTTTTGTAGAGTTATAAATATCTCAGACCATTATTATGTAGAGgatcaattaatcaaaaaacAAGTACCGGactttttatcccgcaatccccatattgttttaatttaggataATTCTGATATTAATCTCGCTTGAGTTTCTTAACTATCAGATTAATCCTATTAGTTTATTCGGTTAATTCCTTTAACCAAAAAGCCCTGTAAATatctttttgaaatttgttaAAACATCAAATCTCAAACCGACctcatttataaatttaaaaattcgagTCAAAGAATATTTCTGGGCCAACAATGACATTATGAGGTGTGACGATATCTTGAGTTGGTTTTGGAAGTATATATGGGGACTTATTTTCTCGttgaaactaattaaagtttactagaatatttattaattaaaataattaaaatattattaattgatattttattattaattactaTCGATGAAATATActaataatcaaatttattaatattcaacgttttgatttttctatcaaaattttataaatttgtctCTTTTGATATGTAAAATAAGGACATAGCTATTTGATCCGAAAATTTTTGGACACAGATACACCGAAAGTAAATATAGAATTAAGAATTGCATAGGGATAGTTTTTTGGAGTGTTGATTTCTCCTTAATTCACAGTTGACTAGTTTTTctgtttaatttttcaaattttatttgaataaattgataggaaaaagaattgagaaaataacaagaaaaccaGAATAATGACTCAATATTTCACATTATACAATATTAGTTAATTTGTTTactttattataattttctttCATTAAATATCAGCTCCCACTATTACTTTTCAACCAGCACCACCTTACTCTCAAGTCAACACGTGTCTACAAATCACACATGTACCTTGCCCCATTAATTTTCATCtccttttattctttttagcaGCACCATCGCCTCATTCTGATTTTATCACCTGTATTATCATTATCACCACCGTCGTCGTGGTTATTTTTGTTGATACCTCCGCAGCCGCCGCGAAAAGGTGATTTTTTATTGAAGCCGCATGAGTCATCTTTATCGTTAATTGAAGGAATGAATAAAGAGAGGAGAGGGCTGTGTTtataacaccccgtatttttctaactcGTTCCGTTGAGCCTAAACGGTACTTTGAGtccgtttgagtggttcgaccacttagattcgcgttccgaaggttccaaaccttttaaaatgtgttttaagatgtattagaagtagtctcggagtttgaaactttttcgatttcaatttcaaaatctcaaattttcatcagaggcagtagcatttcgcgggcgcgacatgcctGAATCGCGGGCCCGATTCATGTATAGCGGGCGCGATGGAGgagtagcgggcgcgacgcgtgcactgttcagttcgataatttctatttaaactcaccttaacTCGACCTAAATCAGATTTTAAACACCTTAACTCGACCTAAATCAGATTTTAACCCTAATTCGGCTGAGGCTCTATCTTAGGTTATTCCTCCATCCTTTCCCTTCAATTTTCACTCTTTGGTAAGTGTTCTAACATTGGTTTCATGATTAAATCCATTAGTTTATATTTCGTGCTCAATCCTTTCCACTTTCTCAATCTCTAGGTTGATTTCGGATCTATATTTTCTGGATTTTGTTCAATTGGTTATTCTTAATCTTTTCCAAAAGGTTAATGGCTCTAAACCCTTGTTATGgtttgtagagattgctagtTGATGGGTTAattcaatactttgggtggcttGGTTGTATTTTCTGTGTTGCTatgaattataaattctggaaatcttaatttgatgttatattagtctcttggatttcatttttactttgggtggtttggttttgatgttacaattgatagacttatcgaattgctaaagattttgggttataaaactgtttttgattgttgtttaaaaatctggaaatttcttaaaaCCTAATCTTAGGCTGTTTAGGCATCAAACGTACTTTGGGTGTATTGGGGGGATCTTGTGAATGGATTTAAGTATCATTTGATTAAtacttttgagataaaattctGTTTTGATTTCAAACTAAAATATGGAAATCCtcttttaaagataaaaaaggTTGTTTGCTAACAATAATCACATTGAGTGATTGGAGATAGCTATTTAAGGATCGAACATATGTTAAACgtggtttaattgaattatatcgtTGTTTTAGAAAGAATCATGTTGCTAGAAATTTTTACAAAGAAAAGATTTTAGTATTTGAAAAGGTTACCTTggtattaattgatttaaatatttgatcaatgttttggttttgtaaatgcCTACCTAGGATGGTTTTGAGTATgctactaagggctggaaattgtttataagatggtttaaaacttgttaaaagaatgttagtttatcttaggttgtggtttgacTTGAATAagtaatataaggcatacaaggtGTTATATGTCAGGTGGGGTTtcagttgaactattttagctttaagttgatacttgaaagatgttgaatcttattaaTTCTATTCGAGGTGATATAATaaaatgtacttggggtgctactagctaagtgttagcaagcttattgttatggcattattaagttacggtgtgagttcttatttaaaataactttgatttcatttaaggttcgatttaagactttggttttaaacttggtttatggttgggtcgggttagacgtggtctcccgaatgttgtgttgagctatactgcagtaaggctaacacactactttgggaactgtaattgttttaaaaggactatataagtatttaagtactttggtttcgttttaaaagataagaactcacctaagctgaacttgccttatttgttaattggttgtatggataattgattgtactttggttaccttgtttgattttttggttgcgttgtgaaatgctagtcctatgtggagtctagtattcttggagttaggggttgttcggattttgacttatataatgttttagagccgtcgactgctcgtgttacggagtctacgcagggttagctgtttgccaagattcacgtggataagcaagcagtgagtttatagtgttatttaccgctttattaagtaccgcaagttattttagtatatcaaatgtttatgaactgttttaaggattatgaaTTTAGaatggaacgagctactcgataagcttgtatcgagactgtgtgcaccattaactactttgggattggctgaccaatgtttggcctactttgggaatcgatgatgatttgttcccatctactttgggttaaatactttgggatttcatttcaatactgttttccataatcaaatatatatcttagtataaaaggatttgttttaagggttttaaacttaattaatgtaaatagcattatgaactcatctcagtatatctgaccctgttgttttccaaattttccaggcttacgattttgagagcgttggtcatctccgatcttttgattcctcggaggtctttttatgatatcagactagtcaactgttttacttcttagaccgtagtagaactagttgtctctattattgtactttggtttgtcgtagtggtacgacttttatattaatatactttggcatgttacattggattatttatatatgaggcatgtttcatagtttcgaattgctatcaagtaattatattagaactgttatATAAGTTGTTAAACTTAGGctaaagtctcggttgcccccgagtattggttttcttgcaggtttatattgaatatatggttttccgcgaggttttctacgggttttggtacgaccatacccataccctagcgccgtcgcgatccatgaaattggatcgggacaaagttggtatcagagctttagtttcgaactaaggccaaatttttgcatgttatgtgtttatcgctttaaggcatgttaagtgttattaTTCTGTCATAAGATCTACTGCGGAaataggattcaagtcttgttcggattttgacttatataatgttttagacctgTCGACTTCTCGTGCTacagagtctacgcagggttagctgtttgccaagattcacgtggataagcaagaagtgagtttataatgttatttaccgctttattaagtaccgcaagttattttagtatatcaaatgtttatgaactgttttaaggattatggatctggattggaacgagctactcgataagcttgtatcgagactgtatgcaccggtaagtactttgggattggctgaccaatgtctggcctactttgggaatcgatgaggatttgttcccatctactttgagttaaatactttgggatttcatttcaatattgttttccataatcaaatatatatcttagTAGAAAAGGAtctgttttaagggttttaaacttaataaatgtaaatagcattataaactcatctcagtatatctgaccccgttgttttctaaATTTTCCAGGCTTacgattttgagagcgttggtcatctccgatcttctgattcctcggaggtctttttatgatatcagactagtcaactgttttacttcttagaccgtagtagaactagttgtctatattattgtactttgatttgtcgtagtggtacgacttttatatattatactttggcatgttacattggattatttatatatgaggcatgtttcatagtttcaaattgctatcaagtaattatattagaactgctatataagttgctAGACTTaagctgaagtctcggttgcccccgagcattggatttcctgcaggtttatattgaatataaggtttttcGCGAGATTtttacgggttttggtacgaccatacccataccctagcgccggtcgcgatccatgaaattgggtcgtgacagtgttGGTGGTGGCGGAGAGAAAGTGTCGGGGAGATAAAGGAAGATTGTAGCAATGGTGGGTACTTTAATATTTGTGTTTCAAGCaaataaaattgagaaaattttgttctttttgcttttttattgtttggttttttaatttcttatggGAATTGTTTCATTGTTTTTTTAGGTGAAGTATTCCAGAGAACCTGATAAACCCACCAAATGTGAGTGCATAACATtgctaaattttgaattttctaTATCTTTTAATTCTTTGAGATTTTActtgattgaaaaaaaataaaaatttattttgatgacGTTTATGTATTTTATCTTGCAAAGTACATGGATGTGATATGCGAGTTCATTTTAAGGTAAATTTTGCAATTGTTATTCATGTAAATAGTTTAAGTGATTGTCAAGTTGCTGTGatcaataattatataaataattttttaatttatatagataattttttaatatttcaaaccaataattaaataaaaaaaatttatttaaaaaaaatatgtagtGCTATGTAATTATTGCACTGTTATGAACAGTGCATAACAGTGCACTGTTCATAACAATGCATAGCTGACCACGTGATGTCAGCGTGCGTCAGGTGATGCACGTTGACATCATCAACATTGCATTAATGTTAAAAAGGCGGTGCTGATGTAAAACAATTGAAATATGTGGTAAAGCATGTAAATGGAAGGCTTTTTTGTGGTAATTTTGTTGTCTTCTCAAAAGAATTTGGATTTGTAACTAGTGAAAAATACAGACTTTAGATCCGTATTATGGGAAACTTATAATGCAATACTTGCGTGCTAAACAGATACATGTGccataaaatggggaaacctcATAACCTGGCTGTAATGGAGCGAAGCCGAATTTAGAAACATTCATGTtcgattcaaattttaaatactGAATTCTAGTAcagtttcttttaaatttataatgtgTATGATCGACTTGGATTCAATTTGTATTTGTTCATCTAAATATAAAACAAGTCAAGTTCGAGCTCATTCATTTAAATGCGAAATACGCGGAAATTAAACTAAACTTTGTTTAGCACTTGAATAAGCGAACCCGAATCGAGTTCAAGCTTGAGTACAATTTACAAATCTACTCGCAAACTCATAATTGAGCTCATATGAGGTTTGCGTGAACATAACCACTAATTTCAAGCTCGGCTCATGTAAAAATGGCCAAATGTGCAGATTGGACCCTCACGTTaggttcggttttgaatttggaccttaatgatttttttttttgatggaggtccttaacgttataaaaaaatttcacatCAGACCCTCCGAACCTAAAATGCCACTTTGTCCATTTATAGATGTCCAAGTCATTGCCATgtgtcaaatttaaataaaaaacaataaaatttgtCTACCTCAACACTGACGTGgcaaaaaaactctaaaaaaaattaaaaaaaatcataattctatatcaatttcattaaaaaaattactaaaaattaaattataattattatttattagttttttatttacgataaaaattaaaataaaaaccctAATGCTACCCAAAATACCTAAATTTTAAGaaccctaaaattaaaataaacctcCACCGCCACTCATCCCTCAACCTCTCCACCTCTGTTCAAGTATTTTCACCCTTCAACCTTCACCTTTCTCATCCACAGCCAGCAGCAACGGCCGAAGACCTCCTCATTTCCAGTGAACGACGTAGTAGCTGTtgtgaattttgtttttaagtgtTATTCTAAAAGTTCACAATCCCACATTGAAAGTTTAAAGACAAAAATGTGTTTATATGTGAAAATCCTTTATGGGCTTATAAGTGTGCTGGAGGGAAGGGAATGGGCTTGCCCCCCCCTCTTCGGAGTTGGACTTGAGTGTTGGTGGATGTTGTAAATCAAGTGGGCTTAATCCGAGgcttgattaaattttttgttacccgaaattaaaaattatatttttaatcataTGTTTAAGCCTTATATGAGAAGGCCCATATTTTGACTAAGTAAAAATCTGTTTTGGTTAATGCCTAAAAAATCGGAACAAACTTAGACTAAGCAATTACAACACGTTTAATTAGCTACTGATTTGTTTAAACCTCCATGATCTATACTCTCATATTTTTAGcaactaaaaaaatttctatctgttatttaaatttaaacttgcTGGATTGGGATTGATCAATTGATCAGATATTAAATACTGCATCTTCTGCTCCTACTTCATTACGTAGAAGAGCTGTTGTATCCTGGAGTATACTTCGATATACTTTAAGGGCAGCGACATCACGCCTCAAGCTTTAAACACTCTGTTCATTCGATTAATTATACAACAATCTAAAAGTATATTGCTATGTCTACTGAGACGATGAATACGGGTGTTACTGGTGCTGACAAGACCGACGCTCCACCTACGATCGCCGTTCCTACTGGTGTCGTTCTGCCGACCTTAATGGCTGCCGTTCCATAAGCCAAACCCTTTCTAGACATCTCAAAGATGCAAGTCTTTGACGGTGAAAACTTTCGGCGGGCAGGAGCGAATCTTTACTGTTCTCGACATGCACGACGTTGCCTCTGCATTAACCGAGGCAAAACCACTTCGTACTGCTGTCAAGGAATCTGAAACATGGCTTTATGCCAATAAGGTTTGTCGACACACAATAATCAGTACATTATCTAATGAACTTTTTGACGTTTATTGTGCGTACAAGGAAGCAAAACAGATATGGGAATCCATGATCAGCAAGTACACGGTTGAGGATGTTGGCAAACAGAAGTTTGTAATtggaaacttttacaaatggaCGATGGCCGAGGACAAGGAAGTGATTGCTCAGATTAATGAATACCACAAACTGCTAGAGGATCTTAAAGGCGAATCGATTACACTCCCTGAGGAATTCGTTGCTGAAATTTTGATTGAGAAACTGTCTCAATCATGGAATGACTATAAGCAGAATCTGAAACATAAGCACAAACAGCTTACTTTGCAGGAACTGATAACCCACATCATCATTGAGGAGACGAACCGAAAGGAGATTAAAGCTGCCCGAAATAAGGCACTAACAGCAAGGGAAAAAGTGGTGCAAATCAAGGGGAACTTCAAGAGGTATGATCAAAAACCCCTGTAATTGTTAATTCCGATTACATGCCCAAGGTTGCTAACTCCACTGCTTTTAAGAAAAAGTGTACCTGTTTTGTGTGTGGAAAGCTAGGTCACTTTGCAGCTCAATGCAGGAAAAGAATGAGAAATGGCAATCCTCCTAAGCCAAATGCGAATTTGGTCGAAGGAGATGACATAGTTGCTGAGTCATTTCTGAACTGAATCTGGTGGCTGATGCGAGAAACTGGGTGGTAGACTCTGGTGCTACTAGGCATATCTGTGCAAGCAGAGATACTTTTTCCTCCTACAAACCAGTAGGGGATGTAGAAGAACATGTGTTCCTTGGTGATTCCCGAACAACCCCTGTTCTTGGAAAAGGAAAGGTTCTTCTCAAACTCACATCAGGGAAGACATTGGCTCTGAATGAAGTACTTCATGTACAAAATATTAGGGCTAATTTGTTGTCTGTTGCACTAATGGGTAAGGGTGGAGTTAAGGTGTCATTTGAGTTTGACTAGATTGTAATGACAAAAAATAATGTCTTTGTGGGAAGGGGTTATAGTAATCAGGGTTTGTTTGTTTTGAATGTTGCTGAAATAATGAAAGAGACTGCATCTTCTTTTGCTTATTTGATTGACTCTATTGATTTATGGCATGCTAGATTAGGACATGTGAATGCTAGCTatataaagaaaatgcaatcaATTGGAATAATTTCTGGcattaataaaacaaatttggataaatgtcaaatatgtgCTAAAGCTAAATCAATAAAGAAAACCTGTCATTCTATTGTTAGAAAATCTGAACTACTTAGTTTAATACACACTGATTTAGGAGACCTAAAACAGACCATGACTAGAGTtggtaaaaaatattatgtgacCTTTATAGATGACTGTTCTAGGTATGCTAGAGTATATTTGCTAAGAAATAAAGATGAAGcatttaatatgtttttaatttataaggcTGAAGTTGAAAACCAacttaataaaaagataaaaagaattaGATCTGATAGAGGAGGTGAACACACAACATTTAATGACtattgtgaaaaagaaggaatAATACATGAAGTAACCCCTTCACATTTCCCTGAATCTAATGGCGTAACAGAAAGGAAAAATAGAACCCTAAAAGAATTGATGAATGCACTTAGTTAGTTCTTCTACTAGTGATAACTTGTGGGGTGAAGCAATATTAACTGCCTGTCATTTACAGATTAGAATACCATATAAGAAAACTGGTAAAACACCTTATGAACTGTGGAAAGGTTATAAACCTaacctgaaatatttaaaagtgtGGGGGTGTCTAGCTAAAGTAATGTTGCCTGaccctaaaaaaagaaaaataggttCTAAAACCTCTGACTGTATGTTTATTGGGTATGCTGAACATAGTGCTGCATATAGGTTTCTTGTATTGAAAAGTGATGTTCTTGATTGCAATACAATTGTTGAAACTAAGAATGCTGAATTTTTTGAGAGTGTGTATCCACTAAAAACTGAGTCAATTTCTCATATGCCCACtgttaatgaaaatgaaaatatagcAGTGAACTCTACGGAGGAGTTAAGACGGAGCAAAAGACAAAGAATTGAAAATTCTTTTGCAAAtgatttttatacatatttggtTGATAAAGAACCTTTAACTTTTAA
This window of the Mercurialis annua linkage group LG5, ddMerAnnu1.2, whole genome shotgun sequence genome carries:
- the LOC126681848 gene encoding uncharacterized protein LOC126681848 codes for the protein MNTGVTGADKTDAPPTIAVPTGVVLPTLMAAERIFTVLDMHDVASALTEAKPLRTAVKESETWLYANKEAKQIWESMISKYTVEDVGKQKFVIGNFYKWTMAEDKEVIAQINEYHKLLEDLKGESITLPEEFVAEILIEKLSQSWNDYKQNLKHKHKQLTLQELITHIIIEETNRKEIKAARNKALTAREKVVQIKGNFKRNWVVDSGATRHICASRDTFSSYKPVGDVEEHVFLGDSRTTPVLGKGKVLLKLTSGKTLALNEVLHVQNIRANLLSVALMGKGGVKVSFEFD